From Blastocatellia bacterium, one genomic window encodes:
- a CDS encoding phosphomannomutase/phosphoglucomutase, which yields MNPHIFREYDIRGVVGRDLTDDSVYDLARAIGTFFHRNGARRVSLGRDARESSPPFRDLLIRGFNQSGLDVIDVGMVPTPVLYYTLFTQPVEAGVMITGSHNPPNENGFKICLGKSTIFGGQISEIKEIALARDFSNGSGNFEVRDVLEEYRDMIAANVQLGPRRLKVVVDGGNGMGGMVGAPLYREMGCEVVELFCEPDSRFPNHHPDPTVVENMRFAIAAVAEHRADLAIAFDGDGDRIGVVDERGGVIWGDQLMIIFSRAILARHPGARFIAEVKCSQVLYDDIRAHGGEALMWKVGHSLIKAKMKEIDAQMAGEMSGHLFFADRYFGYDDAVYAGARLLEILSHTEGPLSDLLADLPPTVYTPEIRLDCPDEKKFAVVGALSEEFKRTHDVIDIDGARIRFAHGWALVRGSNTQPVIVMRFEADTQAHLDEMRQLLEARAQRLIAESDA from the coding sequence ATGAATCCGCACATCTTTCGCGAATATGACATTCGCGGCGTCGTGGGCCGCGACCTGACCGACGACAGCGTCTATGATCTGGCGCGGGCCATCGGCACCTTCTTTCATCGCAACGGCGCGCGGCGCGTCAGCCTCGGGCGCGACGCCCGCGAAAGCTCGCCGCCGTTCCGCGACTTGCTGATCCGCGGCTTCAACCAGTCGGGGCTTGATGTCATAGATGTCGGCATGGTGCCAACGCCTGTGCTTTACTACACGCTCTTCACGCAGCCGGTTGAGGCCGGCGTGATGATCACCGGCAGCCACAACCCGCCGAACGAGAACGGCTTTAAAATCTGCCTCGGCAAAAGCACGATCTTCGGCGGCCAGATCAGTGAGATCAAAGAGATCGCCCTGGCGCGCGACTTCAGTAACGGGTCGGGCAACTTTGAAGTGCGCGATGTGCTCGAAGAGTACCGCGACATGATCGCCGCGAATGTGCAGCTCGGGCCACGCCGCTTGAAGGTCGTCGTGGATGGCGGCAACGGCATGGGCGGCATGGTCGGCGCGCCGCTCTACCGCGAGATGGGCTGCGAGGTGGTCGAGCTTTTCTGCGAGCCCGACAGCCGCTTCCCGAATCATCACCCTGACCCGACGGTTGTCGAGAACATGCGCTTTGCGATTGCAGCGGTTGCCGAGCACCGGGCCGATCTGGCAATCGCCTTTGACGGCGACGGCGACCGCATCGGCGTCGTGGACGAGCGCGGCGGCGTCATCTGGGGCGATCAACTGATGATCATCTTTTCGCGGGCGATTCTTGCGCGGCATCCGGGCGCGCGGTTCATCGCCGAAGTGAAATGCTCGCAAGTCCTCTATGACGACATTCGCGCCCACGGCGGCGAGGCGCTGATGTGGAAGGTCGGCCACTCGCTGATTAAAGCGAAGATGAAAGAGATCGACGCGCAGATGGCCGGCGAGATGAGCGGCCACCTCTTCTTCGCGGATCGCTACTTCGGCTACGACGACGCGGTCTATGCGGGGGCGCGGCTGCTTGAGATTCTGTCGCACACTGAAGGGCCGCTCTCCGATCTGCTCGCTGACCTGCCGCCGACCGTCTACACGCCGGAGATTCGCCTCGACTGCCCCGACGAAAAGAAATTCGCCGTCGTCGGGGCGCTTAGCGAAGAGTTCAAGCGGACGCACGATGTAATTGACATAGACGGCGCGCGCATTCGCTTCGCGCACGGCTGGGCGCTGGTGCGCGGCTCGAACACACAGCCGGTGATCGTCATGCGCTTTGAAGCCGACACCCAGGCGCACCTCGACGAGATGCGCCAACTGCTCGAAGCCCGCGCGCAGCGTTTGATTGCCGAAAGCGACGCCTAG
- a CDS encoding C25 family cysteine peptidase, whose protein sequence is MKISLPGRGRRTGVSRKAGLHTQASRSLSRRQWLIPSVATVALVAMLSIAIVQAAISLSTSTPYTQNFDSMGTSATATLPTDWKVDKQSVVRTVGTYAAAVTATSLAGGANLSSSAANGIYNFGSGTTTTGADRAVGFLSSSSGTQSGNLYAQFVNNTGGNLSGLQISYDVEKYRNGTNASGFSIQLYYSTDGSAWTSAGANFLTSFAGANADSNGFATAPGATSSVSNQTLTVTIANGGNFYLAWNYSVTSGSTTSSAQALAVDNVSVLGIGGGGSTNPAGVGAASPSSVVRGNTTLLTVTVTPGSGPASTGLAVTADLTSIGGSATQAFLDDGMNGDASAGDNIFSYNASVPVGTSVGMKSLPFTVSDAQMRTGTGSISLTVTAPGGSIRIHDIQGAGHTSPLVGTAVSGVPGIVTALVSNGFYLQDPTPDADDATSEGIFVFTSSAPTVSVGHSVTVSGNVQEFRPGGASSTSLTITEIASPTIAIVSTGNPLPTATVIGTGGRVPPTTVIEDDASGGSVENAGSIFDPASDGIDFYESLEGMRVQINDAVAVSHTVDFTSNRELAVLGDNGTNAGIRTARGGIVIRSTDYNPERVILNDLITGGPTLPAANVSDTFPGPIVGVMDYTFNNYKLQVQTLPAMVSGGLALETATPAGTDQIAIATFNCENLDPTDGTARFDALADVIVNRLKSPDLVTLEEIQDNNGATSDGTVSASTTMGMMISAIQSAGGPTYQYRQINPVNNADGGEPGGNIRQVFMFRTDRGLSFIDRAGGTSTAATTVVSGANGPELSFSPGRVDPTNSAWNSSRKPLAGEFMYNGTHFFVIGNHFNSKGGDQPLFGRFQPPTLSSETQRLQQAQIVHDFVNSILTLDANASVVVLGDLNDFEFSNPLVTLKGSILHALIESLPQNERYSYNFDGNAQTLDHILISNRLFNSVPFVFDVVHVNSEFAVQTSDHDPSVVRLTLSPTAARLDDFSATVEGNEVLLRWQTGEETDNLGFNLYREVSGQRRRITPQLVAGSALVAGPGTRLGAGRSYSWWDTSQGGAGARYWLEEIDLKGESRWHGPVTVKASGSGKRSVTRERQAMTLSMLGREQIQEGVTRPVEATADEVQLAAKSPAGVNLGNQPAVKIAINHEGWYRVTQPELVRAGLSPKADSRLLQLYVDGREQPMLVSSKNGTRFTGTDAIEFYGMGLDTAASNTRIYWLTVGSQPGQRIQQQKGAGVADTPTSFAYTVERKDRTIYFSSLRNGERENFFGAIVSHIPVDQAITLQHMAAKAASETTLEIALQGVTDLPHRVQILLNGVAVGEATFDGQSATTVRMPLAAGLLKEGANVVNLTAHGDPSDLSLVDYIRVTYPHTYTADNNSLRLTVAGNQPLMIDGFSSSAIRVFDVTSIAAPQEIIGTTRATQAGYGVWAMATGSGPRRLLVMTDDQAQRAAAITANLPSSWRQRDQAADMVIITHGSLIGSAATLKAYRESQGLRVAVVDVEDLFDEFSYGNKSADAIRDFLGYAATKWQRAPRFVLLLGDASYDPKNYLGRGEFDLVPTKLIDTQFMETASDDWLADFNGAGKAEMAVGRLPVRGADEAARMIEKIISYEGAAAVGGALIVSDSSDSFAFDRAGDQLRALIPATVAVEQIDRGQMGTAQAKRALLDSLGRGQRVVNYQGHGSVDLWRDSLFTAADARGLTNGGRLPLFVAMTCLNGYFQDTATDSLAESLLKAERGGAIAVWASSGITQPAGQSQMNQQLYRLLFDENGGRGTLGELTLKAKAKISDPDIRRTWILFGDPATAWR, encoded by the coding sequence ATGAAAATATCACTTCCAGGTCGCGGGCGGCGCACCGGCGTTTCTCGCAAAGCGGGACTCCACACACAGGCCAGTCGATCTCTATCAAGAAGACAGTGGCTTATCCCGTCCGTCGCCACGGTCGCGCTCGTCGCCATGCTTTCGATTGCCATCGTACAGGCGGCCATCTCTTTATCAACATCTACGCCCTACACACAAAACTTTGACAGCATGGGGACATCGGCGACGGCGACCCTGCCGACCGATTGGAAGGTAGACAAACAGTCAGTCGTGCGCACCGTCGGCACTTACGCCGCGGCGGTCACCGCGACCTCGCTTGCCGGGGGGGCCAATCTATCAAGCAGTGCCGCCAATGGCATCTACAATTTTGGCTCAGGGACGACGACGACCGGAGCTGACCGGGCGGTGGGATTCCTTTCCTCCAGTAGCGGCACGCAGAGCGGCAATCTCTACGCGCAGTTCGTCAACAACACCGGCGGCAATCTCAGCGGCTTGCAGATTTCTTATGATGTTGAGAAGTATCGCAACGGCACGAATGCGAGCGGCTTCAGCATCCAGTTGTACTACTCCACCGACGGGTCAGCATGGACGAGCGCCGGCGCGAATTTTCTTACGAGCTTTGCCGGAGCCAACGCCGACAGCAACGGCTTTGCGACGGCCCCCGGAGCGACCAGCTCCGTAAGCAATCAGACCCTGACGGTGACTATCGCCAATGGCGGCAATTTCTATCTGGCGTGGAACTACTCGGTGACGAGCGGCAGCACCACTTCCAGCGCCCAGGCGCTTGCGGTGGATAACGTTTCGGTGCTGGGCATCGGCGGCGGCGGCTCGACCAACCCGGCGGGAGTTGGCGCGGCGAGCCCTTCGTCCGTCGTTCGGGGCAACACGACGCTGCTGACCGTCACGGTGACGCCCGGCAGTGGCCCTGCAAGCACAGGGCTGGCGGTGACGGCTGATCTCACGTCCATCGGCGGCTCGGCGACGCAGGCGTTTCTTGATGACGGCATGAATGGCGATGCGAGCGCCGGCGACAACATCTTCTCGTACAACGCCTCCGTCCCCGTGGGCACCAGCGTAGGCATGAAGAGCCTGCCGTTTACAGTCAGCGACGCGCAGATGCGGACGGGCACGGGATCAATCTCGCTGACGGTCACGGCGCCCGGGGGCAGCATCCGCATCCACGACATCCAGGGGGCGGGCCACACTTCGCCGCTCGTCGGCACGGCGGTAAGTGGCGTGCCGGGCATCGTCACGGCGCTGGTCTCGAACGGCTTCTATCTGCAAGACCCGACGCCCGACGCCGACGACGCCACCAGCGAAGGCATCTTCGTCTTCACCTCGTCGGCGCCGACCGTGAGCGTCGGCCATTCGGTGACGGTCAGCGGCAACGTCCAGGAGTTCCGCCCAGGAGGCGCGAGCAGCACCAGCCTGACGATCACGGAAATCGCTTCGCCCACCATCGCCATCGTATCAACCGGCAACCCGCTGCCGACCGCCACCGTCATCGGCACCGGCGGGCGCGTCCCGCCGACAACCGTGATTGAAGATGACGCGTCGGGCGGCAGCGTCGAAAACGCCGGCAGCATCTTTGATCCGGCCTCTGACGGCATCGATTTCTACGAGAGCCTTGAAGGCATGCGCGTGCAGATCAACGACGCCGTCGCGGTCAGCCACACCGTAGACTTCACCTCTAACCGCGAGCTTGCCGTGCTCGGCGACAATGGCACTAACGCCGGCATCCGCACCGCGCGCGGCGGCATCGTCATCCGCTCGACGGACTATAACCCGGAGCGTGTCATTCTCAACGACCTGATTACCGGCGGCCCGACCTTGCCGGCGGCCAACGTCAGCGACACCTTCCCCGGCCCTATCGTCGGCGTGATGGATTACACTTTCAACAACTATAAGCTCCAGGTGCAGACGCTGCCGGCTATGGTCTCGGGCGGCCTGGCCCTGGAGACCGCGACGCCTGCGGGAACGGATCAGATCGCCATCGCCACGTTCAACTGCGAGAACCTCGACCCCACCGATGGGACGGCCAGATTCGACGCGCTTGCGGATGTCATCGTCAACCGCCTGAAGTCGCCCGACCTGGTCACCCTGGAAGAGATTCAGGACAACAATGGCGCGACCAGCGACGGCACGGTTAGCGCCAGCACGACGATGGGCATGATGATCTCGGCCATCCAGTCGGCGGGCGGGCCGACTTACCAGTACCGCCAGATCAACCCTGTGAACAACGCCGATGGCGGCGAGCCGGGCGGCAACATCCGTCAGGTCTTCATGTTCCGCACAGACCGCGGCCTGAGCTTCATTGACCGCGCCGGTGGGACTTCGACCGCCGCGACCACCGTTGTCAGCGGCGCCAATGGGCCGGAGCTTTCTTTCAGCCCGGGCCGCGTTGACCCGACAAACTCGGCATGGAACTCCAGCCGCAAGCCGCTGGCCGGCGAGTTCATGTACAACGGCACACACTTTTTTGTTATCGGCAACCACTTCAACTCGAAGGGCGGCGACCAGCCGCTGTTCGGGCGCTTCCAGCCGCCGACGCTCAGCAGCGAGACGCAACGCCTACAGCAGGCGCAGATCGTCCATGACTTCGTCAATTCGATCCTGACGCTGGACGCCAACGCCAGCGTCGTCGTCCTCGGCGACCTCAACGACTTCGAGTTTTCCAACCCGCTGGTTACCTTGAAGGGCAGCATCCTCCACGCCCTGATCGAATCGCTGCCGCAGAACGAGCGCTACTCTTACAACTTCGACGGCAATGCGCAGACGCTCGATCACATTCTGATCAGCAACCGCCTGTTCAACAGCGTGCCGTTCGTCTTTGACGTGGTTCATGTCAACTCTGAATTTGCCGTGCAGACGAGCGACCATGACCCGTCGGTCGTTCGCCTGACGCTGTCGCCGACCGCCGCCCGGTTAGACGACTTCAGCGCCACCGTCGAAGGCAATGAAGTCCTGCTGCGCTGGCAGACCGGCGAAGAGACGGACAACCTGGGCTTCAACCTCTACCGCGAAGTCAGCGGCCAGCGCCGGCGCATCACCCCGCAACTGGTTGCCGGCTCGGCGCTCGTCGCCGGTCCCGGCACGCGGCTCGGCGCCGGGCGCTCTTATTCGTGGTGGGACACGTCGCAAGGCGGGGCGGGAGCCCGTTACTGGCTCGAAGAGATTGACCTCAAGGGCGAAAGCCGCTGGCACGGGCCGGTGACCGTCAAAGCGTCGGGCAGCGGCAAGCGCTCGGTGACCCGCGAGCGCCAGGCCATGACGCTCAGCATGCTGGGGCGTGAGCAAATCCAGGAAGGCGTGACGCGGCCCGTCGAAGCGACGGCTGACGAGGTGCAACTGGCGGCGAAGTCGCCTGCGGGCGTCAACCTCGGCAATCAACCGGCGGTGAAGATCGCCATCAATCACGAAGGCTGGTATCGCGTCACGCAGCCGGAGCTGGTGCGCGCCGGCCTGAGCCCGAAAGCCGATTCGCGATTGCTGCAACTTTATGTTGATGGGCGCGAGCAGCCGATGCTGGTCAGCAGTAAGAACGGCACGCGCTTTACCGGCACCGACGCCATCGAATTCTATGGCATGGGGCTGGACACGGCGGCGTCGAACACGCGCATCTACTGGCTGACGGTCGGCTCGCAGCCGGGCCAGCGCATTCAGCAACAGAAAGGCGCGGGCGTCGCCGACACGCCGACGAGCTTCGCCTACACCGTCGAGCGTAAAGATCGCACCATCTACTTCTCATCGCTGCGCAACGGCGAGCGCGAGAACTTCTTTGGCGCCATCGTCTCGCATATACCGGTTGATCAAGCGATCACCCTGCAACACATGGCGGCGAAGGCGGCGAGCGAGACGACGCTCGAAATCGCCCTGCAAGGGGTCACCGATCTGCCGCACCGCGTGCAGATTCTGTTGAACGGCGTGGCGGTCGGCGAAGCGACTTTCGATGGCCAGAGCGCCACCACCGTCAGAATGCCGCTTGCGGCGGGCTTGCTCAAAGAAGGGGCGAACGTCGTCAACCTGACTGCGCATGGCGACCCGTCTGATCTTAGTCTGGTAGATTACATTCGCGTCACCTACCCGCACACCTACACCGCCGACAATAACAGCTTGCGGCTGACGGTCGCAGGCAACCAGCCGTTGATGATCGATGGTTTCAGCAGCAGCGCCATCCGCGTCTTTGACGTGACCAGCATAGCGGCGCCGCAAGAGATCATCGGCACCACGCGAGCGACACAGGCGGGCTATGGCGTGTGGGCGATGGCTACTGGCAGCGGGCCGCGTCGCTTGCTGGTGATGACCGACGACCAGGCGCAGCGGGCGGCGGCGATCACTGCCAATCTGCCTTCGAGCTGGCGGCAGCGGGATCAAGCCGCTGACATGGTCATCATCACCCACGGCAGCTTGATCGGCAGCGCCGCGACCTTGAAGGCTTACAGGGAGAGCCAGGGGCTGCGCGTCGCCGTCGTTGATGTCGAAGACCTCTTCGACGAATTCAGCTACGGCAACAAGAGCGCCGATGCGATCAGAGACTTTCTCGGCTACGCCGCGACGAAATGGCAGCGGGCGCCGCGCTTCGTGCTGTTGCTCGGCGACGCCAGCTACGACCCGAAGAATTATCTCGGGCGCGGCGAATTCGATCTCGTGCCGACGAAGCTGATAGACACGCAGTTCATGGAGACCGCTTCGGATGACTGGCTGGCCGACTTCAACGGTGCGGGGAAGGCCGAGATGGCCGTCGGTCGCCTGCCCGTGCGCGGCGCGGACGAGGCGGCGCGGATGATTGAGAAGATCATCAGCTATGAGGGCGCGGCGGCAGTCGGCGGCGCGCTCATCGTCAGCGACAGCAGCGACAGCTTTGCCTTTGACCGGGCCGGCGATCAACTGCGAGCGCTGATACCGGCCACGGTTGCGGTCGAGCAGATTGATCGCGGCCAGATGGGCACGGCTCAGGCGAAGCGCGCCTTGCTCGACAGCCTCGGGCGCGGCCAGCGCGTCGTCAATTATCAGGGCCACGGCTCGGTAGACCTGTGGCGCGATAGTCTGTTCACGGCTGCCGACGCCCGCGGCCTGACCAACGGCGGCCGGCTGCCGCTGTTTGTGGCGATGACCTGCCTGAATGGCTATTTTCAGGATACCGCCACGGACAGTCTGGCCGAGTCATTGCTGAAAGCCGAGCGCGGCGGCGCCATCGCCGTGTGGGCTTCGTCGGGCATCACGCAGCCCGCGGGGCAGTCGCAGATGAATCAGCAGCTCTACCGACTGCTGTTTGATGAGAACGGCGGGCGCGGCACGCTCGGCGAGCTGACCTTGAAAGCCAAGGCGAAGATCAGCGACCCGGACATTCGCCGGACGTGGATTCTCTTTGGCGATCCGGCGACCGCATGGCGATAG
- a CDS encoding Lrp/AsnC family transcriptional regulator has translation MINETDKQILKILQENARTTNAEIARQVGMAPSAILERVRKLEERGVIKGYGAQLAGHAIGRGLLAFIFVRLEDMAGEGKAAKALARIPEALEVHHVAGEDCFLVKVRAASTEALGQLLREQIGTIKGVRSTRTTIVLRTEKESTALPFEGDTRRKA, from the coding sequence ATGATCAACGAAACTGACAAGCAAATACTGAAGATTCTTCAAGAGAACGCGCGAACCACCAACGCCGAGATCGCCCGCCAGGTCGGCATGGCGCCGTCGGCGATTCTTGAGCGCGTCCGTAAGCTCGAAGAGCGCGGCGTCATCAAAGGCTATGGCGCGCAGTTGGCCGGCCACGCCATCGGGCGCGGCTTGCTGGCCTTCATCTTCGTGCGCCTGGAAGACATGGCCGGCGAGGGCAAAGCCGCCAAGGCGCTGGCGCGGATCCCCGAAGCGCTCGAAGTCCACCACGTCGCCGGCGAAGACTGTTTTCTCGTCAAAGTGCGCGCCGCCAGCACCGAGGCCCTGGGCCAGTTGTTGCGCGAGCAGATCGGCACCATCAAGGGCGTGCGCTCGACGCGGACGACCATCGTCCTGCGCACCGAAAAAGAATCTACGGCGCTGCCGTTTGAAGGCGACACACGGCGCAAAGCCTGA
- a CDS encoding peroxiredoxin produces the protein MAIRLGDTAPDFSADTTEGPINFHEWIGNNWAVLFSHPKDYTPVCTTELGEVARSKGDFDKRGVKVIGLSVDPVDSHRGWAKDIEETQGTALNFPIIADPDRKVAEAYDMIHPNASETATVRSVFVIGPDKKVKLTITYPMGTGRNFDEILRVIDSLQLMANYSVATPANWTPGGDCIIPPAISDEQAKEKFPEGWKTLKPYLRMVKQPGKAGGADA, from the coding sequence ATGGCTATTCGATTAGGAGATACGGCGCCGGACTTTTCGGCGGACACCACCGAAGGGCCGATTAACTTTCACGAATGGATTGGCAACAACTGGGCGGTGCTCTTCTCACACCCCAAGGATTACACGCCGGTTTGTACGACTGAACTCGGCGAGGTCGCGCGCAGCAAAGGCGACTTCGACAAGCGCGGTGTAAAAGTCATTGGCCTCAGCGTTGACCCGGTAGACTCGCACAGAGGGTGGGCAAAGGACATCGAGGAGACGCAAGGCACGGCGCTGAACTTTCCCATCATCGCCGACCCCGACCGCAAGGTGGCCGAGGCTTACGACATGATTCACCCGAACGCCAGCGAGACGGCGACGGTGCGCTCGGTCTTCGTCATCGGCCCGGACAAGAAAGTGAAACTGACGATCACCTACCCGATGGGCACGGGGCGCAACTTCGATGAAATCCTGCGGGTCATCGACTCGCTGCAACTGATGGCCAACTACAGCGTCGCCACCCCGGCGAACTGGACGCCGGGCGGCGATTGCATCATCCCGCCGGCGATCTCTGATGAGCAGGCGAAAGAGAAGTTCCCCGAAGGCTGGAAGACCTTGAAGCCTTACCTGCGCATGGTGAAACAGCCCGGCAAGGCGGGCGGCGCCGACGCGTAG
- a CDS encoding heme-binding domain-containing protein, whose protein sequence is MIKKILKWAGITLAVAFIVSQFIRPAKTNPPVDEASTLSARLQVTPEVEAILNRSCVDCHSHKTVWPWYSNVAPVSWYLTHDVNEGRRHWNVSNWPTDPKRSAHRLEEMCQQVEKGEMPLAIYVTMHPTAKLTDADKKTLCDWANAERQRLGAAAQQAAPEGQSGERRPESH, encoded by the coding sequence ATGATCAAGAAGATATTGAAATGGGCGGGCATCACGCTGGCTGTGGCCTTCATTGTCAGTCAATTCATTCGGCCCGCCAAGACCAACCCGCCGGTTGACGAAGCCAGCACCCTGAGCGCCCGGCTGCAAGTCACGCCGGAGGTCGAAGCGATTCTTAACCGCTCGTGCGTTGACTGTCACTCGCACAAGACGGTGTGGCCTTGGTACAGCAACGTGGCGCCGGTGTCGTGGTATTTGACGCACGACGTCAACGAGGGGCGCAGGCATTGGAACGTCTCGAACTGGCCGACCGACCCGAAGCGCTCGGCGCACCGCCTCGAAGAGATGTGCCAGCAGGTCGAAAAGGGCGAGATGCCGCTGGCCATCTACGTCACCATGCACCCGACGGCGAAGCTGACGGACGCCGACAAGAAGACGCTCTGCGACTGGGCGAACGCCGAGCGCCAGCGCCTGGGCGCGGCGGCCCAGCAAGCCGCACCTGAAGGCCAGAGCGGCGAGCGCCGCCCCGAGTCGCACTAA
- a CDS encoding gluconokinase, with amino-acid sequence MAQAIILMGVSGSGKTTVGERLGRALGWPYYDADDFHPPENVERMRHGIALTDEDRKPWLAALARLIVEALSRNQSILLGCSALKKAYREQLKPPATTSAAVRFVYLRVPIEVAAARTRERRDHFMPTSLVPSQFAALEEPRDAIVVDATKSPDEVVAQIRRALRL; translated from the coding sequence ATGGCGCAGGCAATCATCCTGATGGGGGTCAGCGGTTCGGGCAAGACGACCGTCGGCGAACGGCTCGGCCGGGCGCTCGGCTGGCCTTACTATGACGCCGACGATTTTCACCCGCCAGAAAACGTCGAGCGCATGCGTCACGGCATCGCGCTCACGGACGAAGACCGCAAGCCGTGGCTGGCGGCGCTCGCTCGCCTGATCGTCGAAGCGCTGTCCCGTAATCAATCCATCCTGCTCGGCTGCTCGGCGCTTAAGAAAGCCTATCGCGAGCAGCTCAAGCCACCCGCCACGACCTCTGCCGCCGTGCGCTTCGTCTACCTGCGTGTGCCAATCGAAGTCGCGGCGGCGCGCACCAGGGAGCGGCGCGACCACTTCATGCCGACTTCGCTCGTCCCCAGCCAGTTCGCCGCGCTCGAAGAACCCAGGGACGCGATTGTCGTTGATGCCACGAAGTCGCCCGACGAAGTGGTGGCGCAAATTCGCCGGGCGCTCAGGCTGTAA
- a CDS encoding alpha/beta fold hydrolase, which yields MPYVEADGARIYWEERGSGEPLLMIMGLGYSLEMWGRVVPALAEHYRVIVFDNRGVGRSDVPAGPYTIAGMAADAEAVLSAAAVERAHVLGVSMGGMIAQELTLQYPERVHSLVLGCTAFGGPLAVSAGPAVRRVLFARATMEDEEAIRAMVPYIYDAQTPRERIEEDLAMRRRTLPTAEAYMAQLQAIMAWSSESRLSQIQAPTLVVHGETDELVPAANGRLIAERISGAELLLLPSASHIYFTDQPEASLSATLGFLRRHPLS from the coding sequence ATGCCTTACGTTGAAGCGGACGGCGCGCGCATCTACTGGGAAGAGCGCGGCAGCGGCGAGCCGCTGTTGATGATCATGGGGCTGGGCTATTCGCTGGAGATGTGGGGCCGCGTCGTGCCGGCGCTGGCTGAGCATTACCGCGTCATCGTCTTCGACAATCGCGGTGTCGGTCGCAGCGACGTTCCCGCGGGCCCTTACACGATTGCCGGCATGGCCGCGGACGCCGAGGCGGTCTTGAGCGCCGCCGCCGTCGAGCGCGCTCACGTACTTGGCGTTTCGATGGGCGGCATGATCGCGCAAGAGTTGACGCTTCAATACCCCGAGCGCGTGCATTCGCTGGTGCTCGGCTGCACGGCTTTTGGCGGCCCGCTCGCCGTGTCGGCCGGCCCCGCGGTCAGGCGGGTGCTGTTCGCCCGCGCGACGATGGAGGATGAAGAAGCCATCCGCGCGATGGTGCCCTACATCTACGACGCGCAGACGCCGCGCGAGCGCATCGAAGAAGACCTGGCGATGCGGCGGCGGACGCTGCCGACCGCTGAAGCCTACATGGCACAGCTACAGGCGATTATGGCGTGGTCGAGCGAGTCGCGCTTATCGCAGATTCAAGCGCCGACTCTGGTGGTTCACGGCGAGACAGATGAGCTGGTGCCGGCAGCCAATGGCCGCTTGATCGCCGAGCGCATCTCCGGCGCCGAATTGTTGCTGCTGCCCTCGGCGAGTCACATCTATTTCACAGACCAGCCCGAAGCCTCGCTGAGCGCGACACTCGGATTCCTGCGCCGCCACCCTTTATCGTGA
- a CDS encoding mannose-1-phosphate guanylyltransferase encodes MFAVIMAGGSGTRFWPASRDRLPKQFLKITGDRTMFEETLNRLRPFVAEDHIYPVVGQVHAELTRQALGASAAHMLVEPVGRNTAAAIGLAAIHVRPRDPDGVMLVLPADHFIADLENFARTAQAAAEVATRGAIVTIGIQPTRPETGYGYIQVGEATGQALERSYYRVARFVEKPDQAKALEYLASNQYAWNSGIFVFTARTILAEIAACMPELAAGLDEIAGAMGSHAYDETLERVYRRLASVSIDYGVMEKTAAAIYAFKADFAWSDVGSWQALYELRATEADRDGNLLLSDTVAAAAKSNLVYSTTTRAVALLGVEGLVVVDTEDALLIADRSRSQEVKQFPEQFKRAGRTELG; translated from the coding sequence ATGTTCGCAGTGATTATGGCGGGCGGGTCGGGGACGCGCTTCTGGCCCGCGAGCCGCGACCGCTTGCCGAAACAGTTTTTGAAGATCACCGGCGACCGCACCATGTTTGAAGAGACGCTCAATCGCCTGCGCCCGTTCGTCGCCGAAGATCATATCTATCCGGTCGTCGGCCAGGTTCACGCCGAGCTGACGCGGCAAGCATTGGGCGCAAGCGCCGCCCATATGCTTGTCGAGCCCGTGGGCCGCAATACGGCTGCCGCCATCGGGCTTGCGGCGATTCACGTCCGTCCGCGCGATCCCGATGGCGTGATGCTCGTGCTGCCGGCGGATCACTTCATCGCCGACCTTGAAAACTTCGCGCGCACGGCGCAGGCGGCGGCTGAAGTCGCAACCCGTGGCGCCATCGTCACCATCGGCATTCAACCGACGCGGCCCGAAACCGGCTACGGCTACATACAGGTTGGCGAAGCCACCGGTCAGGCGCTTGAGCGAAGCTATTACCGCGTTGCGCGCTTTGTCGAAAAGCCCGACCAGGCGAAGGCGCTCGAATACCTGGCGAGCAATCAGTACGCCTGGAACAGCGGCATCTTTGTTTTTACGGCGCGCACCATACTCGCAGAGATTGCCGCCTGTATGCCTGAGCTTGCCGCCGGCCTGGACGAGATCGCCGGCGCGATGGGCAGCCATGCTTATGATGAAACGCTTGAGCGGGTCTATCGCCGGCTCGCTTCGGTTTCGATTGACTATGGCGTGATGGAAAAGACCGCCGCTGCGATCTACGCTTTCAAAGCCGATTTCGCCTGGAGCGACGTGGGGAGCTGGCAGGCGCTTTATGAATTGCGCGCCACGGAAGCCGACCGTGACGGCAACCTGTTGCTCAGCGACACGGTCGCCGCCGCCGCGAAAAGTAATCTGGTTTACTCGACGACCACCCGCGCGGTGGCGCTGCTCGGCGTCGAAGGGCTGGTCGTCGTTGATACCGAAGACGCTTTGCTCATCGCCGACCGCAGCCGCTCGCAAGAGGTCAAGCAGTTCCCCGAACAGTTCAAGCGCGCCGGGCGCACAGAGCTTGGTTGA